TTTGGGTTTTATTTTTTCGGCTAACCGCAAACCCTTAGCACCATCAGCGGCGACCACCACCTCAAATTCCTGCCTTAAGGTTTTCTCCATTGCATTTCTAAAAAGCTCTTCATCATCAATAAGTAAAATTTTGGGCTTTTTCATAGAATTTATTATTAATAATTATAGTTATGGGAAATTGATGCTTATTAAATTATAAAACAAAATCCATTGTTAAATTGTTACATTGTTGCATTGCTCACATCAACCGAAAAACAATTTAACAATTTAACAATATAGCAATGCTCGTATCTTTCTTTGACATCACCAGAGCATTAGTAATATTAGTATTACTCCTTCTTGCCTATAAGTTTACCAATCTTATCTATAATATCCTGCAAGTGCACGTCGTCTTTCCTTAAAAAATCATCAGCGCCTAAAAGTTTAGCTTTTCTCTCCTCTTCCCCCCGACTAAGGCTAGTCAAAACTATCACGGGAATATGCCCGCCCTCATCTTCTGATTTTAATCTCTTTAAGACATCGTAACCATCCATTACCGGCATCAAAAGATCCAATAAAATAAGATCTGGGTCCCATTGTTTCACTTTTTTAAATCCCAACTCTCCGTTTTCAGCAGTTTCTACCTCAAACCCGTTAGTTTTAAGCATGGAGGCAAACATGTGGCGCAATGACTCCTCGTCTTCGATGATTAATACC
This region of Patescibacteria group bacterium genomic DNA includes:
- a CDS encoding response regulator, which encodes MAKKVLIIEDEESLRHMFASMLKTNGFEVETAENGELGFKKVKQWDPDLILLDLLMPVMDGYDVLKRLKSEDEGGHIPVIVLTSLSRGEEERKAKLLGADDFLRKDDVHLQDIIDKIGKLIGKKE